A stretch of Oreochromis aureus strain Israel breed Guangdong linkage group 11, ZZ_aureus, whole genome shotgun sequence DNA encodes these proteins:
- the LOC116315704 gene encoding histone-lysine N-methyltransferase ASH1L isoform X2, protein MDQRVKGGTPPTTASTLDPASAPEDSEQDQVAEKKRRGEVENGEAVGKKEEEKKGGGKKREGDKGAVLELLIEGRCGSVGQQQLQLSGREASCPEGNVRVRIGLQTKRTKKPPKILESYVCKPTIRTYQRQGRGGLLKGDGEGGGAGQQSKTSSAPDEANREQHSGLDAVQTTSKQTASAASPPVTSSIPLSSSSSQSVSLSPTFSTASSPASVPVVTSQGTKSAKQVPIKLADKTEVNSSERVKKDKSQSVNGQAVLAGPKPCSPTTDQAASTTPSSPCIQTQSPLETRNDENTSKKHNGLVQTTKQKGLSNGKGSSNILGTPTSSKVKVGKHSTSTSTSSMDSSTRPPVSTGSHKELSLSNKSRPESPSYPSITPKPQSSPAVELSVQSQGHDPSVEHPLEKKREKERKAKKEKRKDKKSKRDRVEADKAKNEGRKEEGKKKKKEKGKDGKSRHGKEKDERHRSDDIRKDDLKSDRGKVEKKRDKLSPDRQRIEDNSAKCGETADNGKLDKTCKLVNTGRADEKEKTDDSCKSVKQAEAATTTGDTSKSKEQDVSRHSTVPPSHPSSSAPPPVPTPSAHSPISPPSSPQEQDSRPLKKRKARRPSWTKLVHRAQRVENQEAPSDSLQNPLLSFTQNTKTPLPAKATIQQSDESHPATSGSLTSSSSPVSSATKPPTPKQNHPTSESSPPSSRSPINTVRKRGRPKSYSSSLDEPPPQLTPNDIPTEVPLRGCDGVPKAPVLEPSAILQCAAQSKSSPKKRGRPPKRPFPEEASGDALNHADHTVSGKDFHPPEKGNRQLKIRRLINEMKKRKKRRFHKVMLSGYLGKEGRAGEAADGETSQRMCKSIEATTVHTLSALSSSFGSKLGPQINVSKRGTIYMGKRRGRKPKSQTANLNSNSQNSTHSSLFTSPSETSLFSTNQPQPPPSHPFPSPSLTHSSGAQSPYSEGSLAEPTSSLLFPHPFSLPSPSSSCTSPRPPSSSSLSPFVKKSCPCQGRHHFPFHQSSCKLSCPTPPLHHTPGSPGHLKEATPSPRSESHSEETLPSDSGIGTDNNSVSERGEMRGPRGVLRMGQGSGAILGGQRHLSSIMDCPSPVSSPLSHIPRHTNPMANSNTMERHRDRHRHRRRDYDCSPSCTCVCPCPCPGHNKCTHSDYYSCVGHNALKRQKNKHKKKHQQLHMQDPEFLAELEDLISQFSEVHIGRRSWARTGLGQGFDGSANAAGGRRHHSSSHSHRSNIFRINLNGFYSPHPSSFSANPTFSPQPFYPCHCNRKPDRRQCGCPSKFQETIENMGFYNSYPTTSTLYHHLPSYTLPSPHQYAPHQPHHAHFLLNPPRFHRRRSRLLREGALGGEIEGDMGVGSGVRPHLGSGFTSGFSYGCGRSEHKHKHKHRHRHCERDVDDEEEIHEDEEEDGVEREGLACSKSRLGFVLGQGEGGRKGARGTGSMLGKESTWLRENGNDSFSAVAAAAASSSSSADRYKHTSLTSLGLGSSHLSSFGGGWGGLGQSWAKFGSLGATAFGNSNPSWRGFTGDQHAGRLIASDGEDEDGDEDVQESHLYRTSPSPTHTNLFTSAAMATGGRGLRSGLAIRNQGSVERSWRRDEPAWTERRDAGLQGDSRSRGQQKSVPTSDSAALKNKRRPGRPRKHPLPSSVSSPAHLSATPSMSSPEILPGHSHVRDEREVGGRTEERLPERDRGGGDTAQQVTESELQAKRKRGRKRKHSDSPCHQSTVC, encoded by the exons ATGGACCAGAGAGTGAAGGGGGGAACCCCTCCGACCACAGCCTCCACTCTGGACCCCGCCTCTGCACCTGAAGACTCTGAGCAGGACCAAGTGGCagagaaaaagaggagaggGGAGGTAGAGAATGGCGAGGCAGTgggaaaaaaggaggaggagaaaaagggaggaggaaaaaagagagaaggagaCAAGGGGGCAGTGCTGGAGCTGCTCATCGAGGGGCGCTGTGGCAGCGTGGGGCAGCAACAGCTTCAGCTCTCTGGCAGAGAGGCCAGCTGCCCCGAGGGGAATGTAAGAGTCCGAATTGGTCTCCAAACCAAGCGCACCAAGAAACCGCCCAAGATCTTGGAGAGCTACGTCTGCAAGCCCACCATCAGGACCTATCAGAGACAAGGCAGGGGGGGTTTGCTGAAGGGCGATGGAGAAGGAGGGGGAGCGGGCCAGCAGAGTAAAACCAGCTCTGCCCCAGACGAAGCAAACAGAGAGCAACACTCAGGCTTGGATGCTGTCCAGACCACATCCAAACAAACTGCATCTGCTGCTTCACCACCAGTTACATCATCAATACCGTTGTCGTCTTCGTCATCACAGTCAGTGTCGCTGTCACCGACATTTTCTACAGCTTCCAGCCCGGCCTCTGTCCCTGTCGTAACCAGCCAAGGGACGAAGTCTGCCAAACAG GTTCCTATCAAGCTGGCCGATAAGACAGAGGTGAATTCATCTGAGAGAGTGAAGAAAGACAAATCTCAGAGTGTCAATGGCCAGGCCGTCCTTGCAGGACCCAAACCCTGCTCACCCACAACAGACCAGGCAGCTTCAACTACTCCTTCCAGCCCATGCATCCAGACGCAGTCTCCACTGGAAACCAGGAATGACGAAAACACCTCCAAGAAGCATAATGGTTTGGTACAGACAACCAAACAGAAGGGCCTGTCCAATGGGAAAGGCTCCTCTAACATTCTTGGCACTCCCACTTCATCCAAAGTCAAAGTTGGAAAACACAGCACTTCCACCTCTACTTCTTCCATGGACTCTTCGACAAGACCTCCAGTCTCCACTGGTTCCCATAAAGAACTTAGCCTTTCCAATAAGAGCAGGCCAGAATCTCCCTCCTATCCCTCAATTACCCCAAAACCGCAGTCATCCCCCGCTGTGGAACTCTCTGTCCAATCCCAAGGTCACGATCCCTCTGTAGAGCACCCGctggagaaaaagagagagaaagagagaaaagcaaaaaaagagaaacgcAAAGACAAGAAGTCGAAGCGAGATAGGGTGGAGGCTGATAAAGCAAAAAACGAGGGCAGAAAGGAGGAGggtaagaagaagaaaaaggaaaaagggaaGGACGGGAAATCGAGACATGGCAAAGAAAAGGATGAACGACATAGAAGTGATGATATACGGAAGGATGATCTAAAGAGTGACAGAGGGAAGGTTGAGAAAAAGAGGGATAAGCTCAGCCCAGACAGACAAAGAATAGAGGATAACAGTGCAAAAtgtggggaaacagctgacaacGGCAAGCTAGATAAAACCTGCAAATTAGTGAATACAGGCAGAGCAGATGAGAAGGAGAAGACAGATGACAGTTGTAAGTCAGTTAAACAAGCTgaggcagcaacaacaacaggtgACACCAGTAAATCAAAAGAACAGGACGTCTCAAGACATTCAACAGTGCCTCCAAGCcacccctcctcttctgctcctCCCCCTGTGCCCACGCCTTCTGCCCATTCTCCCATTTCTCCCCCTTCTTCCCCACAAGAGCAGGATAGCCGACCGCTCAAAAAACGTAAAGCCAGAAGGCCCAGCTGGACCAAGCTGGTGCACCGGGCTCAGAGAGTGGAAAATCAGGAAGCCCCTTCCGATTCTCTACAAAATCCTTTACTGAGTTTCACCCAGAACACCAAGACGCCCCTTCCCGCCAAAGCCACTATTCAGCAGAGTGATGAGTCACACCCAGCAACTTCTGGCTCCCTAACCAGCAGCTCCTCCCCAGTGTCTTCTGCAACCAAACCTCCAACCCCAAAGCAGAATCACCCCACATCAGAATCCAGCCCCCCTTCTTCCAGAAGCCCCATAAACACGGTCCGAAAAAGGGGTCGTCCTAAATCCTACAGCTCTAGTTTAGACGAACCTCCCCCTCAGCTTACACCAAACGATATCCCAACTGAGGTGCCTCTCCGGGGCTGTGACGGAGTTCCGAAAGCCCCTGTGCTGGAGCCAAGTGCAATACTGCAGTGTGCGGCTCAGTCTAAATCCAGCCCCAAGAAGCGTGGCCGGCCTCCCAAACGACCTTTCCCCGAGGAGGCGAGTGGAGATGCACTAAATCACGCTGATCATACAGTGAGTGGTAAAGATTTTCACCCCCCTGAAAAGGGAAACAGGCAGCTAAAGATCAGGAGGCTGAttaatgagatgaagaaaagaaagaagaggagattTCACAAAGTAATGCTGTCTGGGTATTTAGGAAAGGAAGGAAGGGCAGGAGAGGCAGCAGATGGTGAGACTTCTCAGAGAATGTGTAAATCGATAGAGGCTACAacagtacacacactctcagCCCTGTCCTCCTCCTTTGGGAGTAAGCTAGGCCCTCAGATCAATGTGAGCAAGAGGGGGACCATCTACATGGGCAAGAGGCGAGGACGCAAGCCTAAATCCCAAACCGCTAACCTAAATTCAAACTCCCAGAACTCCACTCACTCCTCTCTGTTTACCAGTCCCTCGGAAACTTCTCTCTTCTCGACTAACCAACCCCAGCCTCCTCCGTCTCACCCGTTTCCCTCCCCATCTCTTACTCACTCCAGCGGGGCCCAGAGTCCTTACAGCGAGGGCAGCCTCGCAGAACCAACGTCCTCCCTACTTTTTCCTCACCCCTTCTCCCTCCCCTCCCCATCCTCCTCCTGTACCTCCCCCCgtcctccctcctcctcatcGCTCTCTCCCTTTGTGAAGAAGAGCTGTCCATGTCAGGGAAGGCATCACTTCCCCTTTCACCAGTCTTCATGTAAGCTCTCTTGCCCCACCCCTCCACTGCATCACACACCTGGCTCTCCTGGCCACCTGAAAGAGGCCACTCCGTCCCCGAGGAGTGAATCACACAGTGAAGAGACCCTGCCCAGCGACAGCGGGATTGGAACAGACAACAACAGCGTCTCTGAGCGAGGGGAGATGAGGGGACCTCGGGGCGTGCTGAGGATGGGTCAGGGGTCAGGAGCGATTCTAGGTGGTCAAAGGCACCTTTCTTCCATCATGGACTGTCCCTCTCCAGTCTCTTCGCCTCTGTCTCACATACCCAGACACACCAACCCCATGGCCAACTCAAATACCATGGAGCGGCACAGAGACCGACATCGACACAGGCGCAGGGATTACGACTGTTCTCCTTCCTGTACCTGCGTGTGTCCCTGCCCCTGTCCAGGACACAACAAGTGCACTCATTCGGACTATTATTCCTGTGTTGGGCACAATGCactgaagagacagaaaaataaacacaagaaGAAGCACCAGCAGCTGCACATGCAGGACCCAGAGTTTCTGGCCGAACTCGAAGATTTAATCAGTCAGTTCAGCGAGGTACATATCGGACGGCGTAGTTGGGCGAGGACAGGACTGGGACAGGGCTTTGATGGGAGTGCGAATGCTGCCGGAGGAAGGCGACATCACTCCTCCTCTCATTCCCATCGCTCCAACATTTTCAGGATCAATCTAAATGGCTTCTACTCTCCTCACCCGTCATCTTTCTCTGCTAATCCCACGTTCTCCCCGCAACCTTTCTACCCTTGCCACTGCAACAGAAAGCCAGACCGCAGGCAATGCGGCTGCCCTTCAAAGTTTCAGGAGACCATTGAGAATATGGGCTTCTACAACAGCTATCCCACAACCTCAACACTTTACCACCACCTCCCCTCCTACACGCTTCCATCTCCCCACCAGTATGCCCCCCATCAGCCCCACCACGCCCACTTTCTCCTTAATCCACCTAGGTTCCACAGGCGGAGGAGTAGGCTGCTGAGGGAGGGAGCTTTAGGAGGGGAAATTGAAGGGGATATGGGGGTAGGCAGTGGAGTACGGCCACACCTCGGCTCAGGGTTCACATCCGGCTTCTCTTACGGCTGCGGGAGGAgcgaacacaaacacaaacataaacatcGTCACAGGCACTGCGAACGAGACGTGGACGACGAGGAGGAGATACACGAGGACGAGGAGGAAGATGGAGTGGAAAGAGAGGGGCTGGCCTGCTCAAAGTCAAGGTTGGGGTTCGTTTTGGGGCaaggagaaggaggaaggaAAGGGGCAAGGGGAACAGGGAGCATGCTGGGTAAAGAATCAACTTGGTTGCGTGAGAATGGAAATGATTCCTTTTCCGCTGTCGCTGCTGCCGCTGCCTCATCGTCATCGTCCGCAGACAGGTACAAACACACTTCGCTCACGTCACTGGGGCTGGGATCCTCTCACCTGTCTTCATTCGGAGGAGGATGGGGCGGCTTGGGTCAGAGCTGGGCGAAATTTGGGAGTCTGGGAGCTACAGCGTTCGGAAACTCAAACCCCAGCTGGAGAGGCTTCACCGGAGACCAGCATGCAGGAAGACTGATCGCGTCGGACGGCGAGGACGAAGACGGGGACGAGGATGTTCAAGAGTCGCACCTGTACAGGACGTCCCCATCGCCGACACACACCAACCTGTTCACGTCTGCTGCCATggcaacaggagggaggggtCTGAGGAGTGGATTGGCCATTAGGAATCAAGGAAGTGTAGAGAGGTCGTGGAGGAGAGACGAACCGGCgtggacagagaggagagacGCAG GTTTACAAGGTGACTCGAGAAGCCGAGGGCAGCAGAAAAGTGTGCCAACGTCAGACAGCGCGGCGCTGAAGAACAAAAGGAGGCCAGGACGGCCCAGGAAGCACCCGCTGCCCTCCTCTGTGTCCTCCCCCGCGCACTTATCTGCAACGCCGTCCATGTCCTCACCTGAAATCTTGCCAGGACACAGCCACGTCAGAGATGAGAGAGAAGTGGGAGGGAGAACAGAAGAAAGACTGCCAGAGAGAGACAGGGGAGGAGGCGACACGGCGCAGCAGGTGACGGAGTCGGAGCTGCAGGCCAAGAGGAAGAGAGGACGGAAGAGAAAACACAGTGACTCGCCCTGTCATCAGAG CACTGTGTGCTAA